Within Eggerthella sp. YY7918, the genomic segment GGCATCAGCTAGATCATCGAAAGCGGCCCGTACCTTTTGCGAGAATGCTTCAATATCTTCAGGAGCAATACGTAGGCCTCGTGCATCACCTGTCATTGTTCGAGGGGTTCGTACAGAAACATTCTCTCGTGACGGTTTCGCCGTATCCTCCCCTAACGCCTCGATACGCACACGATCGAGAAGAGGCGCCAACGGCGCGATTTCGCCATCCATAATACGACGTGCGGAACGTTCGGAGAGTAAAAGCCCCAGCGCCTCTGCCTGTTCGGCGAATGAAGCAGGATCGGAGGCTATTGCAAGTCGCTTGCAGACAGCAAGCTCTGTGGGATCGGTGCAAAACGCACGCATGGCGGAGGTGAGCGACGAGAGGCCAAACGCATAGAGCGTCGCTGCTATGTCAGTTGCAGATCCGAGGTATACCGTGCAGCTGTGACGCGCCTCAAGCGCGAATTCGCAGGCCGTACGAAGAATATTCTTCGGCCCGCGCACTGCGATGCTTCCCGATTCGGTGCGTTCAAACACCGGGAAACTTGACTGGTCGACTTTCTCTCCCAATCGATCGAGGTTCGTTTCAACCAGAAAAGCCGATCCTTTGCCTGCGTCGGAGGTGACGATGCAGGCGGTTTCGGCGTTGACCGCAATGGAGTACAGCGCCATGCCGCGACCGTGGACACCCCATTTATCCATATGCATACTATCGAGCTTCGATGTGACGCGGGGTTCAAAAATACGCTCGTGCATGCTGGGAGGAACGCCGTCTCCGTCGTCGATCATAACGAGCCGCCGGCATTGGCCCTCACGAGTTACCGCAAGAAAAATGCTGTTCGCATGCGCGTCGCGCGCGTTACGCAGCATTTCGATAACGATGTCTTCCGTAGAGCGGACATCATGCGCCGCCTGGCGGCGTTCAGCTTCGGCGCTCCGTAAACGGACGAAGCCATCCCCGAGGTCAGCTTCAACCCGGAGATGGCTATCGCCACATACATCTTCTATGAAGCGCTCAAGCGCCTCGTCAGCCATATAAGCGTCATCCTACTTCGCAATACCGACAGCACGGCTTTCGCGGATGACAACCACTTTTACCTGGCCAGGATATTGCATCTCGTTTTCGATGCGTTGCGCAATATCGTGCGCAAGCACCGTCGTGGTCGCTTCATCCACCGACTCGGGTTCCACCATGACGCGAACTTCGCGACCGGCCTGGATAGCATAGGTACGCTCCACACCCTTGTAGGAATTTGCAATCTCTTCAAGCTTCTCAAGACGCTTGATGTAAGCATCGAGTGTCTCTTTGCGTGCGCCGGGGCGCGCGGCAGAAATGGCATCGGCCGCTTGAACGAGAACATCAAGCACGCTGTTGGGCTCGACATCGTTGTGATGCGCCTCAATAGAGTGAACGATATCGGGCTTTTCGCCAAAACGTCGCGCCAAATCGGCACCAATAACCGCATGACTGCCCTCGACCTCATGGTCGACTGCTTTGCCGAGGTCATGCAGAAGGCCGGCACGTTTGGCGGGAATGGGATCAAGCCCCAACTCAGAAGCCATAACGCCGGTCAGATAGGCTACTTCAAGCGAATGATTCAGCACGTTTTGACCATACGAAGTACGGTAGCGCAACCGTCCAAGCGTACGAACGAGCTCAGGATGCAAGTCATGAATACCGGTATCAAACGCTGCCTGCTCGCCCGCTTCCTGGACGCGCTGGTTCACGAACGCTTCGGCCTTCCCGAACATCTCCTCGATGCGCGCCGGATGAATGCGCCCGTCCGCAACGAGATTCTCCATCGTTACACGCCCAATTTCGCGGCGCACCGGGTCGAAGCACGAAATGGTAACGCATTCCGGCGTGTCGTCGATAATGAGATTCGTTCCCGTCAACTGCTCGAAGGAGCGAATATTGCGCCCTTCGCGACCGATGATGCGACCTTTCAGATCATCGGAGGGGATATGGATAGCCGACACGGTTGTTTCAGCCGAATGGTCGGCCGCCACGCGCTGGATGGCCAAGCTCAAAATCGAGCGAGCCTTCTTGTCAGCCTCCGCCTTCGTACGCGCCTCGGCATCGCGGATGATAGCCGCTTGTTCATGTACGACTTCTTCTTTGAGCGTGTCGAGCAACTCCGTTTTTGCCTCTTCAGGCGTCATACCCGCAACGCGCTCGAGGCGACGGGCAACCTCTTGTTCCGCTTCACTTAAATCATGCGCACGTCGTTCAAGCTGTCCTTGCATAGACGAGATCTGATTCTCGCGTGCATCAAGCGACTCAACACGTCGATCAAGCGATTCTTCACGTTGCGAGAGACGATTTTCAGCTGCACGAACCTCGTGCATGCGCTCCTTGTTTTCGGCTTGAGCTTCCTGTTTCAGTTTCAGCGCTTCATCTTTTGCTTCGACAATCGCCTCGCGACGCAGCGTTTCAGCTTGCCGCTTGGCATCGGCGACTACCGATTCTGCCTCTTGCGCCGCCCGTTTGGTGGACGCATTGACGAGGAATCGAGCAATGACGAAGCCGAGAACGATGCCAACAATCAGCCCGATGACGAGCCATGCTACTTCAGGCATACGCTCCCCCTTTCGTTTCGCATTCCAATAGTTAGTTGTTTTCAAAAAGCGTAGGCATAAAAAATCCCGGAAAACCGGGCATGAGAAAACGAGCGCGCGACACACAGGTATCGTATGAACTTTTTCTATAAGAAGTGTCGCAACGGACACGTTCACTCAAGCTATATCACATGATAGAGCTTGTGGTTGAATTGTAAAAGCCCTGACAAGAAATAATCTAAAAATGGTAGATGAGGTTAACTTGCGCTGAGCTTTCCCGCGTCGTGATCGGTGTCGATGGCGAGCCGTTTCGACCCGATTTTATTCTCGCGAAGATTGAGCCTCGGCCCACAGACGCGCTGCGGTGGAGGCGATATCGGAGCCAAAACCTTTTCGGATAAGACGTCGATACGCCGCATCCCGGCGATTCTTAGCCCGTGGCGGTTTGCGTTCGAGTACCGCAAGCGCACGATCGACTTCGTGTGAACTGCCTTCCTCAGACTCTTCAAAGGCGCCTACCTCATCGACCGTGATGTTAAGACCCGCCAGTTCGGCAGCAATCCCCTGTCGCCCGCGCCCTTGAGCAAGACGACTCCTTACCAACACATCGGCAAATCGCAGATCATCAATGAGTCCGCACGCAAGGGCACGTGACAGCGCAGCTTCTGTCGCCGCTTCTGAAAAGCCCTCGCGTATGAGGCGACGGGAAAGCTCAGCGCTTGCCTGTTCACGTACGCAGGCAAGTCGCTCGATTTTACGAAAGGCACGTTCGGCCTCGTCGTTATCGCACAACGATTCCTGTACACCCGTATTCTCCGATACCGATGAGACGGCTGGTTGCTCTGAAGCGCCCGATGTAGGTGCGGTGTTCCCTTCTATCGCCGCAATCTGGGAACGCAAACGCGCCCGTAGCGCCTCGGCATCATCCGACATGGTTACTTCTTCTTTGTAGGCTTCGCAACGGGTGACATCGCATCAGCTTCCTCTGTCGTACGCGAAATAAGAGGAATTTCAAACGCTTCACGCACCTTTGCCTCAAGCTCGTCGCGCAGATCGGGGTTTTCTTTGAGCGTCTGTTTGGCAGCCTCGCGTCCCTGGCCGAGGCGCTCTTCGCCGTAGGTATACCAAGCACCGCTCTTCTTGGCGACACCGCACTCCACGGCCATGTCGACGATGCATCCTTCGCGCGAAATGCCCTCGCCGTACATAAGATCGAACTCGGCTTGACGAAACGGCGGCGCAACCTTGTTTTTGACGACCTTGGCACGCACGCGGTTGCCGACAATTTCACCGTTTTGCTTGATGGAGTCAATACGGCGAATATCGATACGTACGCTTGAGAAGAATTTGAGAGCGCGACCGCCCGTGGTGGTTTCAGGGTTGCCGAACATAACGCCGATCTTCTCGCGCAGCTGGTTGATGAAGATACAGGTCGTATTCGATTTGGAAAGCGATCCGGCCAGTTTACGAAGCGCTTGTGACATCAATCGTGCCTGCAGACCCACCGTAGTGTCGCCAATTTCGCCCTCTATTTCAGCACGGGGCACAAGCGCTGCAACCGAGTCGATAACGACTGCGTCGATAGCACCGCTGCGCACCAGCATATCGCAGATTTCAAGCGCCTGCTCGCCGGTGTCGGGCTGAGAGATAAGCACTTCGTCGATATCGACGCCCAGACGGGCGGCATACACAGGATCAAGCGCATGCTCGGCGTCGATGAATGCGACAATGCCGCCCATAGCTTGCGCTTCGGCGATGATCTGAAGGGCGAGCGTCGTTTTGCCGCTGGATTCAGGGCCGTATATCTCTACAATACGTCCCCGCGGAACTCCGCCGATACCAAGCGCCGCATCAAGAGGCAGCGCACCTGTTGGTATTACCCCTATGTTGAGATCCTGACCGCCTTCACCGAACTTCATGATGGAACCCTTGCCAAACTTGGTCTCAATCTGTTCGGTTGTCAGCTTGAGCATCTTCGTCTTCTCGTCGTTCATGCGCTTCCTTCTCTTTCCAGCCCGCCTACAAGGGCATTATAATCGCCGGTATCCATTATACGAACACATGTTTGTTAGTCAAGCTTTTTCGCAAAACGCGCCCGTACTTTGAGTATAACGTCCCCATCTAGCCGATATATGACAGGAATCCAGCCAAAACCTATCCAAAATCCAGCGTGGTTCTAGCAGAAAACTTGCACGTTTCCAGCACATTTCCAGCGTCGCCCAAGGGGCGCACTTTCCCGCGCTCTTTCCGCGAGCCCCTTCGCCACCGTTCTAGTGATCGGCCACCATCGTCTCATGCAGACGCTCAAGGGCAGCGCGCACGGTGAGAAGACGTACCTGTTCACGAGTGCCGGAAAAATGATAGCAACGGGCATCGGCATGCGTCGCATCGGCGCAACCAACCCATACCGTGCCCACCGGTTTGTCGGGCTCTGCCCCACCAGGGCCAGCGATGCCTGTTACCGCAACGGCGACGTCGCACCCCAATCGAGTACGCGCACCTTCCGCCATAGCGCATGCCGTTTCCTCGCTCACCACACCAACGCGTGCGATGGTGTCGGCATCCACGTCCAGCACGTCACGTTTCACCTCAGCCGCATAACTCACAATGCCGCCACGTACCACATCGGAGCTGCCGGGTATGTCGGTGAGCGTTGCAGCAATGAGTCCACCGGTAAGACTCTCGGCCGTTCCGACCGAGCAGCCAGCCACACGCGCCGCTTCAAGCACCCGCGTAGCCAGCTCATCAAGCTCCTCGGGAATCTCGGCAGCCACATCGGGTGAAGCCGGACGGCCGAATCCGATGAGGTGGCGCGCCTTCGCAATGTAGTCGAGCATGCTTACAATGGTGAGCACGAGCGCGACGATCATGACTCCCCAGCTCAGTACCCAGAGCCAATCGGAAAACGCCACACTTATGCTGCCCACCATGTAGGATTCTTTCACGCAGAACAACACGATGGCAACCATCTGGAACACGGTTTTGAACTTTCCGTACCAGCTGGCTGCAATAACGACTCCTTCGCTGGCCGCCACCATACGCACGCCTGACACGATGAACTCGCGCGCGAGAATGACGAGCACCACCCAGCTTGGCAGCGCGCCCAGCTCGACAAGCGCCAAAAGTGCGGCCGCTACAAGAATCTTATCAGCAAGCGGATCCATAAACTTGCCGAAATCCGTTACCTCGCCGCGGCTGCGCGCCAAGTAGCCGTCGAGCCAGTCGGTGCACGAGATGAGAATGAAGATGCCGGCCGCAATAAGGCTTTTTGAGTCATCGGCTATTTGCGGCAGTCCGAACCACTGCGGCCAGGGACTCAGAAGCGCCACCACAAACACTGGCACAAGACAAATGCGCACAAGCGTAACAATATTTGCGGGTGTCCACAGCTTGTCGGCCGGCGTAGGCTTCACCTGGGATACGCGCTTCGGGGCCATGGCGCTCACTCCCCTTCCATCTCGTAGAGCAGCGTGTCAACAATGCGTACACGCACCATCTCGCCCGGCTCGCCCGAAGGAAGGTAGGTGACGCCGTCCACTTCAGGCGCCTGGCACATCGCACGGCCGTAGAGCTGACCGTCTTCTTCCGCACCTTCCACAAGCACGTCCATCTCACGCCCAATACGTGCAGCAATGCGGGGCGCACTCACGGTATCTGCGAGGTCGCGCACGCGCTGCGCGCGGTCGGCCTTCTCGTCATCGTCAACCTGATCAGGCAGTTCGGCAGCACGCGTACCGTCCTCTCGTGAATACGGAAACACGCCCACATAGTCGAATAGGCCCTCTTCCACAAAGTCGCACAGCTCTTCGAACTGCTCTTCCGTCTCGCCGGGAAAGCCCGCAATAAGCGTGGTGCGAAGCGTCGCGTCGGGGACCCGTGCATGAATACGCTCAATCAGAGCCTCGAATTCAGCACGCGATCCCGTGCGATTCATGGCGCGCAGGATGGTAGCGTCTATGTGTTGCAACGGAATATCAAAGTAGGAACACACGTTGGGATGTGTGGCAACGGCATCAAGGTAGGCGTCGGTCACGCCTTCAGGCTGCAGATACATGATGCGGAACCACGTGTCAGAAAACTCCTCTGCCAGCGCTGCGACAAGGTGCGCAAGGGACAAGGGCTCTTCAAAATCGGTACCCCATCGACCAGTGTCCTGCGCAATGAGCACAATCTCTCCCACGCCGGCAGCCACATGCGCCGCCACCTCGGCGCGAATATTTTTAAACGGGAAGCTGTGGTAACGACCGCGGATGTAGGGAATGGTGCAATAGGAGCAGAAGCGATCGCAGCCATCAGATATCTTCACGTAAGCAAACGAGTTCGTCAAAGATTCCTCGACGACCACGGCTTCTTCCTCACTCTTTAAAAGAAGGGGTACCTCAAGCGCCTCGGCAAGCACCTGCGCGATATCGTCTTCGCGGCTGCAGGGTACAAACGCACGGGCTTCGATAAGCTCCTCAGCCAGATCGTCGCCGTAACGGGCCGGCATGCAGCCTGCCACCACAAGCGGTGCCCCTGCTGCCACATTGGGCAAGTCGGCCGCATCGAACACAGCTTCCAGACTCTCTTCAGTGGCACTCTGAATAAAGGAGCAGGTGTTTACCACCACCGCATCGGCACATGCAGGATCGTCAACAAGCGTAAAACCCGCCTGGACAAGGCGCGTCTTCATGTGCGCGGTATCCACTTCATTTTTGGCGCAGCCGAGCGTGATGAAGGCCACAGCGGGCGTATGCGCGCCCTCGAAGTTCTCTGTCATGCGCGGTGTATCCTAGCGGTAGTTGACGTACTGGAGCGGTTGACCGTAATCCTGCTCCTTAAGAAAAGCGATGACGTCCTGCAACGTGTCGCGCGAGGCGGAGCTTACACGCAGCTTATCGCCCTCGATCTGCACCTTTACCTTAAGTTTTGTCCCCTTAATGTCCTTGTTGATACGGCTGGCGGTATCTTTATCAATGCCTTCTACAATGTTTGCCGTCTGACGTACGCTCTGGCCGGCTGCCGGCTGCGGTTCGCCCCACTTCACCGCAGTAAGATCGATGCCGCGGCGAATAAGTTTAGAGCCAATGACATCAATTACCTGCTTCGCGACAAAATCGGCTGGGGCCGACACGGTGATGGTCTTTCCCGCCTTATCAAGCGTAATCTCAGCTCCCGAATCCTTTAAATCGTAGCGCTGCGAAAGCTCTTTTTTCGCCTGCTGAAAAGCGTTGTCGACCTCTTGCATATCCACAGTGGACACAACGTCGAAACTTGATTCTTTTGCCATGAACTATTCCTTTCCCCTTTTAAGCGCAAAGCTGCTCTTTTGTCTGTTTTAAATCATGATACCGCATTTCAGCATTGAGTTAACGCGATTGCAGGCGAGTTCCATAGAGCGTAAAAACAAAGCGCCCGAACGTCATTCAGGCGCTTTGCAACCCACGTTTTGACAACCTATGCCGCCGGCGTGTCACCCGCATCTGTCGTGCTGGGCGTCGTATTATTGGCAGCATCGGCGGTATTGGCGCTGCTATTTGCGGCGGCGTTTGGATGGTCGGCCTTCCACTGGTCAAGAACAGCCGTGAAGTCAACCGTACACAACGGCATGCCGTCTTCGGTCGTTTGATCGAATTCGATGGCCTCGCCGTTCACCGTAACGGTGAAACCATCAGTCGCCCACGTGGCAAGGCTCCAGGTACCCGTTACCTCGACCGTCTCCTCTACAGGACCGGTAAGCATCTGCTCGGTTTCTTCACCATCCTTGGTGATAACAACGTAGGCCTCTTTGCCGCTTGCCAGCTCATACACCACTTTCGCACTTGTGGGAGCCACTTCGACCGGCGCCGGCTGCTGGGTGTCGTCGGTATCTCCGTCCTGCTTTGTCGTGTCGGTCAAGCCCGAAATGGGTACGTTGGGCACCTCTTCCTGCGCGGAATCGCGACAGCTGAACACCGAAACCAGTATGACCACAAGCAGCACCAAGACCACTACTCCCGCGATAATAAACGGAAGCTTTGAGCGCACGACGCTTGTCGATTTGGGACCGGCATAGAAGTTTGTATACTGCGCATTGGGAAGCGCCGTGTGACGACTGGGATGCGTTTGATTGCCGGAATACAGACGCGGCTCTTCACCGCTGCGCGTGCGATAGTCGCGCCGGTCGTCGTAGAGCGTGCGCCCGAGCGCATTCTGTCGCGGCTCATGAGCCTCAGGCGCCGGAGCGTGCGATCGCTGCCGCTCCCCTCGTGCTTCGCGAGAAGAGCCTCCCATGTCGAAGCCAGTAGGACGCTGGACCTGGCTGCGCGCACGTCCCACCTGATAGGCGTATGCTTCGTCCAAATACATACGCGTCATTTCGGTGGGATTAAGACCGACAAGGCGCGCGTAGGCATTCACCATGTTGCGCGTGTAGCCGCGCGGTGGCATGCTTGCAAAGTCAGAAGATTCTATTGCACGTAAGATGTCGGGTCGAATGCGTAAACGACGGGCCGCTGAGGCCAGGTCGTAGCCTTTGCGCTCACGCGCCTCTCTTAATACGGTACCGAATGTCACCGGGGCCACCTCGTCATCCTTCTGAGTCTGTCGCGTCACTGGCCTCAAAGGCCTTGAGCGTCTCTAGCTCCATGGCATCAACAAGTACCTCCCGCGGCTTGCTGCCGTTCGGCGGTCCTACGACGCCCTTTTCTTCTAGCATATCCATTATACGCCCAGCTCGCGAATAACCTACCTTCAAACGCCGCTGGATATTCGAGGTTGAACCAAGACCGCTTGACACCACGATATCGGCCGCTTCCCAAATAAGAGGATCGTCGTCCGACGAACTGCCGCCCGAGCCATCGGGCTGCGAAGCGCCCAGCGTAATGAGGTTGGTCGAAAGAATTTCCGAATGATATTCAGGCTCGCCCTGCTCTTTGAGCATGGATACCACGGCGTTGATCTCATCTTCCGAAACGTAGCAACCCTGAATGCGGTGAGGCTTGGCATATTCGGGTTTGGACAACAGCAAGTCGCCCAAACCGATGAGGTTTTCGGCACCCGGTGTATCAAGCACCACACGGCTGTCGATGCCGCTTGCCACATTAAAGGCGATACGGTTGGTAATATTCGCCTTAATGAGACCGGTGACCACATTCGTAGACGGACGCTGCGTGGCAACAATCAGGTGAATGCCGGCAGCGCGCGCAAGCTGTGCGATGCGGCTGATAGAAAACTCCACTTCCTTACCCACATTCATCATGAGGTCGGCAAGCTCGTCGATGATGATGACGATATAGGGAAGTTCGATGGCACTTTCGTCTTCAAGCTGTCCCGACTGCACCTTAGCGTTGTATTGCCCGATATTGCGAGCACCCACCTTCGAGAACACCTTCAAGCGCCGTTCCATCTCGGCGACGCCCCACGAAAGCGCACTTGCCGCTTCGCGCGGCTCGGTAACAACCGGCACATACAGATGCGGAATGCCATTGTAGGGCGTAAACTCAACGCGCTTCGGATCGATCATGATGAAGCGCACTTCGGACGGCGTCGCGCGCATAAGAATGGACATGATCATGGCGTTGACCGAAACCGACTTGCCGGAACCGGTGGTACCGCCGATAAGCAAGTGGGGCATCTTCGCTAAGTCGGAAATGATAGAACGACCTTCGACGTCCTTGCCGATGGCAATCTGAAGCGGTCCCGCGGGCGCATCTTTGATGACATCGCCCAGAAGCACGGTTTGACGTGTGCGGTTGGGCACCTCAATGCCGACGTAGTTCGTTCCCGGAATAGGCGCAAAAATGCGTACACCCGGAGCAGCCAGAGCAAGCGCAATGTCGTCTTCAAGTGCCGTGATGCGGCTTACGCGCACGCCGGCGGGCAGATCGACCTTAAAGAGCGTCACCGTAGGGCCAGCGACCCATCCCACCACTTCGGCCATAATATTGAAGTCCTCGAGCGTTTCCTGCAGACACGCCGCCGTTTCTTTCAGCTCGGACTCCGATGCCTGATCCTTCTTTGAGCTGCGCGAGGTGGAAAGCAAGCTCATGGGCGGCAGCTCGAAGCCCTCTGCAGGGCGCGGCGTGGAAAGCGGTGTGGAACTTGCGGTATCCTTTGCGGCGCTCTTGGACGTAGTAAGCGCATCGCCCTGGTCGCTCTCGTGCTTGCGACCGAGCTTGCGCGTAAGGGCCTGAGTCTCGCCCGACGGTTCAGATCCGCTCGACAGGCGACCTTCGATGACCTGCGTCGAAAGCGGTGCAGAAGCACGGCGCGGTTTGGAATGACGTGCGGAATTGCGCTCGCCACGCGGCAACGCGCGCGTTGCTTCGGCTCCTGCTGCATCACCCATTACAGGAACGATGGGAACCTTCGCGCCGCCACGATGCACGCGTGCAAACGGAGGCGCCGGCAACACGTCGTCCTCGGCACTTTCGTTATGCGCCGCACGTGCGTCCTGCACCCTCTCAATGAGCTTGGAAAGTGAGAAGCCAATAATCACAAAGCCTGCCAGAATCACGCCAATCATGATGACGCAGGAAACCACCTGGCCAAACAAGGTGATACCTACCCACGCAAGACCTGCTCCCACGTAACCTCCGCGCGCAACAAGCTCACGTTCGTCAAAGAGCGTCGATACCGTGTCGGACTGCGAGATGGGAGTAAACAAAGAGAACAGCGCCAGCGCGGCGATGAATATCATTATAAGGCCTACGGTTACCCGCACCGGCACCCGTTCGCGCTCGAAGCGGATGAGGAAACTTGCGCCTATGATAAGCAGCAAAAACGGCAAAATATAGGCGCCGAGGCCGAGTATGAGATGAAGCCACGTTGAAACAAACGAGGTGATGAGGGCATTGGTGGGAAGGCACACCACCACGAACAGAGCGATGGCGAGGACGGCAAACGTCACGCCAGTGATATCGCGTCGCGTACGCTCGTCAAAGATGCGGGGTTTTTCGTCTCGCCCCGAAGAAGTGGACTTCTTTCCTTGCTTTTTTGCAGACGAAGACGCGCCGCTCTTCTGTTTTGCTCCAGAAGACGGCCGCGCCTTCGCTTTATTACGTGCGGATGCTGATTGACGAGCCACACCCTACTCCTTTTGCTGCGTTTAATCTACGTTTCATGATGAAGCTCTGGTATCGGACATTTCGGCTTCATCGAGTGGTTTTGCAGCTATTATAGCCTAAACTTCCAGCAAGTTCACAATTACCATGGGGCGTGTCTTGGTGCGTTCCCAAAGCAACGATAACAACGCATCGCGCGCTGCTTTTTTGAGCGCTTTGGTATCGGCGCCTTTTCCGAGAGCGCGTTCAAGAGCATTGCGTACTGCCGTTTGTGCTTCCTTGGCTAAGAAGTCGTCGTCGCCGCCGGCGATGCCGCGCATCTCAACCTGAACGGTTCCCGCAAGACCCTTTCGCTTGGTGGACACCGCACAGGCAATGGCGGCAAAACCCTGTCCCGCAAGGGCGCTGCGCTCGTCAAGAACGCCTTGAGACGTATCGCCTACCGACAAGCCGTCCACAAAGACGATACCGCTTTGTACGGTTTCGCCGCGCTCCACA encodes:
- the rny gene encoding ribonuclease Y; amino-acid sequence: MPEVAWLVIGLIVGIVLGFVIARFLVNASTKRAAQEAESVVADAKRQAETLRREAIVEAKDEALKLKQEAQAENKERMHEVRAAENRLSQREESLDRRVESLDARENQISSMQGQLERRAHDLSEAEQEVARRLERVAGMTPEEAKTELLDTLKEEVVHEQAAIIRDAEARTKAEADKKARSILSLAIQRVAADHSAETTVSAIHIPSDDLKGRIIGREGRNIRSFEQLTGTNLIIDDTPECVTISCFDPVRREIGRVTMENLVADGRIHPARIEEMFGKAEAFVNQRVQEAGEQAAFDTGIHDLHPELVRTLGRLRYRTSYGQNVLNHSLEVAYLTGVMASELGLDPIPAKRAGLLHDLGKAVDHEVEGSHAVIGADLARRFGEKPDIVHSIEAHHNDVEPNSVLDVLVQAADAISAARPGARKETLDAYIKRLEKLEEIANSYKGVERTYAIQAGREVRVMVEPESVDEATTTVLAHDIAQRIENEMQYPGQVKVVVIRESRAVGIAK
- a CDS encoding RodZ family helix-turn-helix domain-containing protein gives rise to the protein MAPVTFGTVLREARERKGYDLASAARRLRIRPDILRAIESSDFASMPPRGYTRNMVNAYARLVGLNPTEMTRMYLDEAYAYQVGRARSQVQRPTGFDMGGSSREARGERQRSHAPAPEAHEPRQNALGRTLYDDRRDYRTRSGEEPRLYSGNQTHPSRHTALPNAQYTNFYAGPKSTSVVRSKLPFIIAGVVVLVLLVVILVSVFSCRDSAQEEVPNVPISGLTDTTKQDGDTDDTQQPAPVEVAPTSAKVVYELASGKEAYVVITKDGEETEQMLTGPVEETVEVTGTWSLATWATDGFTVTVNGEAIEFDQTTEDGMPLCTVDFTAVLDQWKADHPNAAANSSANTADAANNTTPSTTDAGDTPAA
- the rimO gene encoding 30S ribosomal protein S12 methylthiotransferase RimO, whose translation is MTENFEGAHTPAVAFITLGCAKNEVDTAHMKTRLVQAGFTLVDDPACADAVVVNTCSFIQSATEESLEAVFDAADLPNVAAGAPLVVAGCMPARYGDDLAEELIEARAFVPCSREDDIAQVLAEALEVPLLLKSEEEAVVVEESLTNSFAYVKISDGCDRFCSYCTIPYIRGRYHSFPFKNIRAEVAAHVAAGVGEIVLIAQDTGRWGTDFEEPLSLAHLVAALAEEFSDTWFRIMYLQPEGVTDAYLDAVATHPNVCSYFDIPLQHIDATILRAMNRTGSRAEFEALIERIHARVPDATLRTTLIAGFPGETEEQFEELCDFVEEGLFDYVGVFPYSREDGTRAAELPDQVDDDEKADRAQRVRDLADTVSAPRIAARIGREMDVLVEGAEEDGQLYGRAMCQAPEVDGVTYLPSGEPGEMVRVRIVDTLLYEMEGE
- the pgsA gene encoding CDP-diacylglycerol--glycerol-3-phosphate 3-phosphatidyltransferase; this encodes MAPKRVSQVKPTPADKLWTPANIVTLVRICLVPVFVVALLSPWPQWFGLPQIADDSKSLIAAGIFILISCTDWLDGYLARSRGEVTDFGKFMDPLADKILVAAALLALVELGALPSWVVLVILAREFIVSGVRMVAASEGVVIAASWYGKFKTVFQMVAIVLFCVKESYMVGSISVAFSDWLWVLSWGVMIVALVLTIVSMLDYIAKARHLIGFGRPASPDVAAEIPEELDELATRVLEAARVAGCSVGTAESLTGGLIAATLTDIPGSSDVVRGGIVSYAAEVKRDVLDVDADTIARVGVVSEETACAMAEGARTRLGCDVAVAVTGIAGPGGAEPDKPVGTVWVGCADATHADARCYHFSGTREQVRLLTVRAALERLHETMVADH
- the recA gene encoding recombinase RecA; its protein translation is MNDEKTKMLKLTTEQIETKFGKGSIMKFGEGGQDLNIGVIPTGALPLDAALGIGGVPRGRIVEIYGPESSGKTTLALQIIAEAQAMGGIVAFIDAEHALDPVYAARLGVDIDEVLISQPDTGEQALEICDMLVRSGAIDAVVIDSVAALVPRAEIEGEIGDTTVGLQARLMSQALRKLAGSLSKSNTTCIFINQLREKIGVMFGNPETTTGGRALKFFSSVRIDIRRIDSIKQNGEIVGNRVRAKVVKNKVAPPFRQAEFDLMYGEGISREGCIVDMAVECGVAKKSGAWYTYGEERLGQGREAAKQTLKENPDLRDELEAKVREAFEIPLISRTTEEADAMSPVAKPTKKK
- a CDS encoding YajQ family cyclic di-GMP-binding protein, encoding MAKESSFDVVSTVDMQEVDNAFQQAKKELSQRYDLKDSGAEITLDKAGKTITVSAPADFVAKQVIDVIGSKLIRRGIDLTAVKWGEPQPAAGQSVRQTANIVEGIDKDTASRINKDIKGTKLKVKVQIEGDKLRVSSASRDTLQDVIAFLKEQDYGQPLQYVNYR
- a CDS encoding regulatory protein RecX: MSDDAEALRARLRSQIAAIEGNTAPTSGASEQPAVSSVSENTGVQESLCDNDEAERAFRKIERLACVREQASAELSRRLIREGFSEAATEAALSRALACGLIDDLRFADVLVRSRLAQGRGRQGIAAELAGLNITVDEVGAFEESEEGSSHEVDRALAVLERKPPRAKNRRDAAYRRLIRKGFGSDIASTAARLWAEAQSSRE
- a CDS encoding sensor histidine kinase encodes the protein MADEALERFIEDVCGDSHLRVEADLGDGFVRLRSAEAERRQAAHDVRSTEDIVIEMLRNARDAHANSIFLAVTREGQCRRLVMIDDGDGVPPSMHERIFEPRVTSKLDSMHMDKWGVHGRGMALYSIAVNAETACIVTSDAGKGSAFLVETNLDRLGEKVDQSSFPVFERTESGSIAVRGPKNILRTACEFALEARHSCTVYLGSATDIAATLYAFGLSSLTSAMRAFCTDPTELAVCKRLAIASDPASFAEQAEALGLLLSERSARRIMDGEIAPLAPLLDRVRIEALGEDTAKPSRENVSVRTPRTMTGDARGLRIAPEDIEAFSQKVRAAFDDLADAYYLQADVEVDVRVDKDTVRVKIPVVKQR